The nucleotide sequence tctctctctctctgtcaaaTATCGGTCGACGTACcagccaaagttactctcacatGTTCGGATGACCAAATCGTGTAATCTATCAGCCTGTATCATGAAATAATCCTTATGCATTTTTGAAGGATGATGCAGAAGTGGTAGACTCGGGGTTGCTCCGGAAATGTAAATCAGCTGTCTGGAGCGACCGACTTAGCGGAACATCAATCACCCATCGAAAATGAAGAACTtcatctgttgttgttgtagcttacTTAGCAGGTTTGCCAGTGAGATGTAGTACCCGGTCGACTTCCTCTAACTCATCCAACGGTAGACCCAGAAAATCTGCTGTTTTGACAGGTTGGTTCCAGAGGTAGACGGGTGTAGGTGAGTAATTTCATAGGGCATGCGAATAGGTGGCTAGTGTCGTGCGGTGTGCCTttacatgctggacatatatcGGGTTTGTCCGGGTCGATTCTGAATAAGAAGTTTAACCTACTAAAACGAGGCAGGTGAAGCTCTCCAATAGGTCtctctgcaataggtggtggttggattccgataacggcattcacaGGGCGGAAGTTTAGGAAGGAggtaagagtctcccgatgaatgtcgtttaatatTTGTCTGTATACtatccggtccagtagttttaaTTAGGTTTTATCCGGGATCTCATCAGTGCAGTTGaagagatgtctcctgacgtgcctgggagaaGACTCAGGCTTCTAGCGAATGTCTGCAAGGATGATACTTTCGATAGCACCcttgaaaaaattgaatgctcaGCAAGCGATTCTGTTGGGCTCCTTTGCTGGGAGCATTGGTGTCTCATTATGAAGGTGTTACACGGGGGGCATCAGCATGTCTGGAGCTTTGTCCACTACCAGGCAACCAGGCAGGCACAGCATGATTTCGAACCGGCtggccaattgctttaaatgtcgccagcaacatttctttgccttCCGCCCGAGTAATTTGCCGCATGCTGGCAAGCGATCTGAAGACCTTGACGCGGTTTTGGACCTTAGTAGCAATTGGACTTGTATGCGCTGAAAAGGAGAGGCAATACTTCATCTGTCGCGTTAGACGAGTATAACAGACTTCTCTGGTAACATACCGTCGAAACAGCTTGTTTCTTGAGCCCACCGTTAAACGACATCGGCGAGGACAACTGCTATTACAAGAAAAGCATCGGATGGACTTGACCAAGAAAGAAGAATGTACTGATTCGATTGAATTGGAATGGTTGATAAGTTAAGCTTTATGAGTTCTGGGTGTAATACTACAggatgtataaaaaatgtttggccCACTTGTTAAACATACAACTTTGTAGGTAGTTGGTTTGCCTTTGGACATTCTGAAATTACCCTGAGcctggccactcataatcaggtctcatcgatttgggtaccaggacatgaggaactcgaaggaaacgagaagacagacttttatgccaaaaaaggggcagaagggcTTTTTATTGGCCCAATCCCATTTTtcggatttaacaaaaataatataaaacaggaaatcaaaaaatggatccaaataaAAATCATCGCACACTGAaacggcacaagcggccttaatcactccaaaaagtttgtcaacttcaatgccaacagagcaaaatctgctctaaccctaaaTAAAAAGGGCCCCAGATTACTccgtggagcacttacaggtcacttttcCTGTAATAAGCACGTTAACATAATAGGAGTATCTAGTACATtattatgcaggttctgctgtgatgaagaggagtctatggaacacttaattcCCAACCAACAAtcaggcattaggccacaggagacaccgaattctgggctcgtacctactagacgaggaagacctacaattgctccctactaaggagctggttcgactCCTCGGTATActacataaataattataattaagtaattaggggtgcacaatatatcaatctggtcgcagtgcataaaggccttagcctaacccgtacaaccattaccattagcCTGAGCCTGAGCCTATTAACTGAGCCTGAGCTGACTAACTCCACTTCACAAGGGGCTGACAGCAGACATTTCTTCGTTGGGGAAGCCACCGACTTACCGCCGTTTGTACACCGCTGTCTCTCCTAAACTTCCGTTTTTAAATCAGACTGAGTGTTGCTAGTTGACGTCCATTCATTGTCAGTTTTCATCCAGTGCCTAATTAACGATTCTTGTGAAAGTCCTCTGTCTATTTTGTCCACGTTAACTCCGCAAATACCATGTTGATATTTTATAGAGGCATCCCTAGGAGCATAAATGTTCACTCAAAAATTGATGGAGGAAAAATCCACCTTGTTATGTCACCTATTTATACAGATTGAAGGCTTTGGGATACATCGGAATGCAAAACAACTTTGCCGGTATTGCCCCAAGAGTTTTTCTACACGGGTGTACTTACTCTTCTTTCTAtagaaaagtgttaaaaaatctaaatgtgtatgtagatatgtacctACTCGAGTGATACTTACAAATATCGTGTGAAAAAGTTGCGCATTTCTGTTGTCTTCAAATACTCCACAGCATAATAAGGACCGCATGTGCCCAGTATTGTGGGAAATAGTTCTTCATCTTCGAACAATTTACTCATCAAATAGTTATGGTCCTTGAAAAGCTGATAGAAATTCAGCATTTGATCCTTATTATTCCTATCGATTTCTTCCTTAATTAAAAAACTTAGCTGTcatgaaaaattgtaagaaaaatgaTTAGTTAACGTGTAAAGTTGCTTTCAGACTGCAGATAGTAgagatattttttcttatattctttagAAACGTCGATTACATATGGTTTTTGCTTATTCGGTGCACCATCTGATAAAACTTTAAGTCAAAAACATATATTATTAAGATGGCGCATAAAATTAAAGGAAACAAAATCAGTACATATCGactttattcaaacgaggaagtcatcgccgagtcAGAGGCGCATTTTCTAGAGTTCGACaattcaaaaaatggccatagcgttgggagaagtgtagtTTTCTAAAAGGGAActgtggtgaaaaagaaaaaaaaaaatttgaaaaacacaagtaCTTATTTAGCCCTCCTCGTAATACTAACCagttacaatgaaaaaaataataataaactctaGAATCTTACATAGAGTAATGTACTATCAAAATAGGGTTAGATTTCTGAAACCACCAAACCTGGGCGGGTAAAAGTGGAATAGTCTGCTTCACAATCACTCTTGGTTAAAGTCAACTAAAAGTCTTGCACTTTTGAGTCCATCAACATAGCATTAGATGACCTTCAGACCAAAATCATCCAGTGTACTAGTTTAGGGTACCAAAAGGGTACCGTGGACGTTTTCATACAATGGCCAAAATATACTCGTACCAAAAAAGGTCTAAAATGGACTCGCACAAAGCTCGATTAATTGGAGAACTAGCACTGTAAAGCGTTTCATATAGGCCTATGCGAAAAGTATCGAAACTGCGAAGGTTTTTCTATATGAAACATTAAATCAATTAATCCCCGAAGGAACGAGCACTAACTTTTACCCGAAAGGATGTCGAGAAGTAAAGAAGATGTCAAAAGGGATCTTCTGATATTTAATGATGATAAGCCAATGAATTGGCAAGAGTTTTAAGATGGAATaggttcagaaaaatttaaggaGTGGAAAGCAAAACGTAGTAATATAAATATGCGTTTCCAGTAACGTAGAACTGACTAACGCGGGAATCCATTGGTCAATGTGGACGACTTTTGCATTGAAGGTTTTCTAAATAGGAGTACAGTCAGATTTGAAACagcgaaggagttgctgcgcttggccgaaagcggtcaatttccgaacattgtgtttcctgacgagaaaatttttcaaattgagcaattcgtataCTCCCAAAACGACAGGGTTTATTCGAGCGactgttcatacgagaatttgagtcatctaTTGGCCAACAGGAGATGGTAATGGTTTGAGTCGCTGTTACCGAAGATGGGCGCTTTCCAATCGATTTCATTGAGCCTGGCGTTAAGATAAATGCGatatattatcgggaaagtattctggaggttgctttgaaatcATGGGCAggtaaacatttcggtggcagaccatggacgtttcaataggactcggcaccatctcacaaagctcgagggaACCACGAATGGCTAacaaacaacgttccgaacttcataacgtcaacacaatggctctgaaactcaccagacgtgaatccgatggattattctctttgagccattttggagagcaagacccgaactaaaagattcaccagtcccgAGTCGttcaaaaaagccattgtccgcgagagagcaaaaatacctgcaagtctcaTTCGGGCAGCTTTCGATTCgattctggaccgtctcaaaccCATAGTCAAgttaaaaggtggtcatatcgagcacaAGTAAACTGTTTCttaagtttgtattattttcgcacattttttactttgaattgaataaaagtaattttcgaaactaatggcctttttaattggttacacttctagTAGCGGACccagtatttattattttttatttcaaaaggtGGTACCTGTTTTCGAggctttaaaaaatcgattttttttttgtttaaatgtcttcccaaactatccaagaatgtgtcctcaaaatttcagaagcaaattcaaaatattttcggagttacagaagaaattgtgagccagcgtcgagcaggtatacgagcggccgccGGATCGCTCcaagtgcaatttttttttttttttttttgcgatttttcctaattggagGGAAAGATAGgggaaaagttaaacgtcctatcgaaacgagataacattgattgtattcggaattaaattctcttctagttgaaccttaagaaagttatgattaacccactttttaaacaatcaatttgttttttcaaaaaaatgaaattttttatgattatagaaaaattgttgaatttctcactttttgtttaattttcttggtataactagaagctatactataccaaaataaaaaactttttgggtttttggtttcagatgaaaattgcgacctgcatctttcccgccgcacgacacatgcacactcgagacgcctcggcaaaatgcttgtatcaggcataatatgacatatattttaatgaaataatttgagaaggctgttgaaatatataactatAAAACGTGAGAGTTACGTTTCAATCGaacatttctttccttcccaaaaaaatccacgaaaaaatcgattttttgaagcctctaaagcaggctcccctgaacaaattttcaatttttgagatttttcccGCCAACAATTTAATGCAAATGCTTACTATTTTTGCGGTCGTatactgtttttgttatttttctcttCGAGAGCGAACTCTAAGAAGTTGAATtactgaataatttttatatgaacaaACCTGATATAACAAAGAGGGAGAGTTTCAAACACCATTTCATGCTCTAATTGGATGCTGGCCTAAATATGTATTTCTTTGGCGCTATTATCAATCAAACGGGCTGCACTACTAATCACTGTGTGGGAATAACTAGCGCCTCGGATAGTGCAATGGTTCACCAAACCACTTGACGGTTGCACAAATTAATAAAGATAACTTTAAACgcttcatttattatttactaaatACTTGCCGTGTTCTCTTCCAGCGTTACATTGTAGTTAACCAAAAGGTGCATTTTGATAATATGATGAAAGTCCTCAAGTTTCGGGTAATTCAGTTTGCCTGATTTGCTTCTCCATGCCAGGTCGTTATCCATTTCTTTGGCTCGCTAAATTAAAAGTGATGAATGCAGCATTTCTATGTCACGAATTGTCTTCTAAAGTTTGCGTTAAAGTTAAGTCTCACCCTGAACTCGATGATATTTCCATTCTTCTGGGCAGTGAATCGAAATGGAGAGATTGCGCCGCATTTGATGTTCACAAAAGGCGACGATTTCTTGCAAAGTTCCTCACACAGTGAACCGTTATACATCCCGTTTTTGTACATCATACACTACGGAACAGAGAATGTACTATGTACATAGCATTTTTGAATCAAAAACTCCGTGCGAGGCATTTTCACTtacaattttcttaattctttttTCCCTTAAAGCACTAGAGCAAAAATAAAGAGATGTGAACACGACGCCAGCCAGCACAAGCAACACTATGAGCACAACATAACACGGAAATTGCATGCGCCGCAATCTACGTCTGATGGATGTGAAGAGCATTCTGGAGATGTTTTCTGTTGTACACTCAGGCAATTACTTTCGAAGAGTATTATTTGTGCAGAAATCACTGGTTTGTTTACCCTTTCATATCTATGAAATGTTTTATGCAATTTTCGTTTACCGCCGTTTTTGTCGCACGGAATACGGAAGCAAATATTTTCCCactttgtttgtatatattttggcAACGTCAACACACACTGCGCCACTAAAAGCTGGAGAGTGCTAGCACAGGCTGCAgcgggtctggcggtgaacgcgTACGTATGTTTTGACATATGTGGGACATGCGCAGAAGCTCCAAAGGCCGTTATGTGCTCCTCTTTTAAGAGTTTAAATCACCTTTACGAGCAGAAAAAtacttagttaaaaaattaagttttttttcgcagcttttaaaaatttaaaatcttttccAGGTTCCAGGTTCATGACTAAAACACTTGCGCAAATGTTTGGTCTCGTGAGCCAAATGATCTTCATAATCTTCAGGGACTAGCACAATTGgcactttttataaaaactcacGCAAAAGATAATTTTcgtttaacaaacaaaaacttttcttaataattaaaattattaagttaAAATCTTTACAAcacttaaacttaatttttagtATCACAACTTTCTTGCACGGCTcatatggcctctggtgacgctccagcatgcttgtccagcaggtttatatgtgtgcgtgtcgggtgacactcgtgcttgcttcgtgtcacacatacttgttgtcggcttttgaatgatgaaaatcaaaaattttagatattagcgtcaagcacccgacacgcacacatataagcctgctggacaagcatgctggagCGTTACCAGAGGCCAAAATTCACAAATGACGACGAGAATAACAAAAATTGTGAAGTAGCGGTACTTTAAGGGGTAAGACCACGCTAATGGCAAGGAAATTAAAACGGTTATAAATACTTTCTTTGACGACACTATTCGACGTAAACTTTTACACATTTATTTACGTTAAGTATACACGTAAAACAATTTGGCAGCCGATTCGGGGAAACAGAAGGAAAAGGAAACCAGAAGGAAAAGGAAAACAGAAGGAAAAGGAAAACTGAAGCAAAAGAAGCAAACAGGTGGAAAATAAAAGAAGGGGATTAGATGATAATGAAGgtgacgaccaacagtggctgACTACGTTTGTATGATTTTatccgcttcaagctactgaggAAATTCATCTGGTGTGTGATATTTAGACCAGCAAGATCCGCAGGTGTATCAAAAAAGTGGAAGCCCAGATGTCTGAATCGTCACCATCAATCTCATGtctgttgagatgattccaactcatcctccagacagcttctgccgAAAGGAtgtgaagcaatcccaagtctcccCGCAAGGACACCTAACGGAAACTTACTGCTAAAGATACCTAACAAATTCGAGAGATGCGGCTTTATCAGACTTAGAAGTTGCCTCGAGCGcctccgatctacccgtggtcagaaggaaaaaaccaaaatggaagaaggggctttggattagacggtgacgaccaacagtggctgACTACGTTTGTATGATTTTAACCGCTTCAagttgctgatgaaattcatctggTGTGGGATATTTAGGGGTATCAAAATCTGAAAGCTCACAaggaaggtgttgagatgattccaactCATCCTCCaagcagcttctgcagaaaggatgTGAACCCATCCCAAGACTCTCACAAGTGTCTAACGGAAAgtgtgtcgttgttgttgttgtagcagtaaagCAAGTCCTATCAGTGTGGTGTATATCACCGGCCGTCTTCgcctagctcatctaaaggtaggcccaggaaacatgctgtttagacaggttgggttcagagggagaggggCGTTCAATGAGTGGGTTTTAAGGGGCATGTAAAAAGGTGGTTgcgtcgtgcggggtgccttcacatgcagaACATATGTTTgctatgtcggggtcaattctggataagtaggagtttaacctgctacaatatccagaacgtaattgtgttcgaatctcggtgaaaacaccaaaattctaatagcggtcgcccctcgacaggcaatggcaaacctccgagtgtatttctgcctcataaaaatatctgccgttcggagtcggcttgaaactgtaggtccctccatttgtggaacaacatcaagacgcacaccacaaataggaggaggagctcggccaaacacgtaaGACGGTGCCgaatcctgttgaaacgtcgatcgtctgccaccgaaatgttttgCTGCCCATGACTTCAAAACAACCTCCAGAATATTTTCCCGACAATATTTCGCAGTTATTTTAaagccaggctcgatgaaaacgattgcagtagcccaaaccattacttgtgaCGGATGCTGTCTTCACTCTCTCAAgtgtgacttgttgctgctttggtgtgagaacATGCTCCTTTTGGATCTTGCAAGGCTTGACATTTTTTAGTATAGGCCggatggtcagatattttcagttctttcgccatttgattggctcttcgtcggggatttcgtttAAGTCGCTTctacactttttgaaccatttcacgtgacgttgcagagTGATGAGCACCTGCAAAGCAATcatactattacgtttgaaatccattacttaaCCCCTACAAAATATAGGATTtgtcgaattttgaaaaatacgcctctatctcggcgatgacttcctcgtttgaactaaatttttttaccctgctatatttttatgttaaggaacaagaaaaagtcaaagAGAGCCAGATCGGGGGAAACGCCATTCGCATCCCAAAtaatcgtcgccatgaccttttcGG is from Anastrepha ludens isolate Willacy chromosome 4, idAnaLude1.1, whole genome shotgun sequence and encodes:
- the LOC128862426 gene encoding divergent protein kinase domain 1C; its protein translation is MLFTSIRRRLRRMQFPCYVVLIVLLVLAGVVFTSLYFCSSALREKRIKKICMMYKNGMYNGSLCEELCKKSSPFVNIKCGAISPFRFTAQKNGNIIEFRRAKEMDNDLAWRSKSGKLNYPKLEDFHHIIKMHLLVNYNVTLEENTLSFLIKEEIDRNNKDQMLNFYQLFKDHNYLMSKLFEDEELFPTILGTCGPYYAVEYLKTTEMRNFFTRYFLGDAPQQMLFKRLLDYIARLDMVRPDPLKICKVNLHQFGLTSNLRFKALNADYIQLESQVNRRLASGKSCWRDSDCDWHQCRGSCDKQKHICNGAQTNDNLEVLCDFVRANLQHFTELKMRPTTHVLRLYEDRCLHSMSKDRNKW